A single window of Rana temporaria chromosome 1, aRanTem1.1, whole genome shotgun sequence DNA harbors:
- the FOXE1 gene encoding forkhead box protein E1, which produces MTAESHQSPTRATGAGTNLHQASNFTIPVVKVEKEPAPEASETTEQTDADDTPKGRRRKRPLQRGKPPYSYIALIAMSIAHSSERKLTLGGIYKFITERFPFYRDNSKKWQNSIRHNLTLNDCFIKIPREPGRPGKGNYWALDPNAEDMFDSGSFLRRRKRFKRMDLTTYPAYIHDTSMYPALQVSRPSYPNSVYSNMTMSPTYTQQIAPHSSVYYPSSSPAFSSGQSRMFSINTIIGHSSASEHTQQTSRSMSPEANSTTSSSCTYASPGYNSQTGGSPMLQRSTNPMPYSYPVPNSHLPMNQSSYTHGNTQLFGTSSRIPMTTSPVMNTDSMDFYGRMSPAQYTSLTAYNSNGQLAGTNAYLRHATYSGNMDRFVPAV; this is translated from the coding sequence ATGACAGCAGAGAGCCACCAGTCTCCTACCCGAGCCACTGGGGCTGGTACCAACCTTCACCAGGCCAGCAATTTCACAATACCAGTGGTGAAGGTGGAGAAAGAACCAGCTCCTGAGGCAAGCGAAACCACCGAACAAACAGACGCAGATGACACTCCAAAGGGAAGGAGAAGGAAAAGACCTCTCCAGAGGGGCAAACCACCCTATAGCTATATCGCCCTTATAGCCATGTCTATTGCCCATTCTTCTGAAAGAAAGCTGACACTTGGAGGTATATACAAATTTATAACAGAGAGGTTCCCTTTTTACCGAGATAACTCCAAGAAGTGGCAGAACTCCATCAGACACAACCTTACTCTGAATGACTGCTTCATCAAAATCCCTAGAGAGCCAGGGAGACCTGGAAAAGGCAACTACTGGGCTCTAGACCCCAATGCTGAAGACATGTTTGACAGTGGAAGCTTCCTAAGAAGAAGGAAACGGTTCAAAAGAATGGACCTCACCACTTACCCAGCTTACATACATGACACCAGTATGTACCCAGCACTACAAGTCTCCAGACCATCTTATCCCAACTCTGTGTATTCCAACATGACCATGAGCCCCACCTATACCCAACAGATAGCTCCCCATTCCTCTGTCTATTATCCCTCTTCATCTCCTGCTTTCAGCTCTGGCCAGTCCAGAATGTTTAGCATCAACACAATTATAGGCCATTCCAGTGCCTCAGAACATACCCAGCAGACGAGCAGGTCAATGAGCCCAGAAGCCAACTCTACCACGTCCAGCTCCTGCACCTACGCTAGCCCAGGCTACAACAGTCAGACAGGTGGGAGTCCTATGCTACAGAGGTCTACCAACCCAATGCCATATTCCTACCCAGTGCCCAATAGCCATCTGCCAATGAACCAGAGTTCATACACACATGGCAACACACAACTGTTTGGCACATCTAGTAGAATACCTATGACCACCTCCCCAGTTATGAATACTGATAGTATGGACTTCTATGGCAGGATGTCTCCTGCACAGTACACCTCATTGACTGCCTATAATAGTAACGGGCAACTGGCAGGTACAAATGCGTACCTAAGGCATGCCACCTACTCAGGGAACATGGACCGGTTTGTCCCTGCAGTGTGA